From uncultured Pseudodesulfovibrio sp.:
CGCCCCAGTGTGCGAGGCGGCGCATTTCGATAGGGGCATTGTCTGCAAAAAGTCGAGCAACTTCCTGATCGCACCCCCAGTCAGAACCTTTGACTGTATCAATGAAATGGACGTCAGGCCCATCGCCTTCACCTTTTGCAGAATTGCCGAGTGCAGCTTGCATTCCGCCCTGTGCGGCAGAAGAGTGAGAACGTCTTGCCGGAACAATGGACAGGCAGGTAGCTTTAAAACCGCTTTGTGCAGCCTCACAAGCGACACGCTCTCCAGCCAGGCCAGCGCCAATAACGAGCAGATCTGAATAGTACGTTTGCATTGGATGATCCTTACTGACCTAATGTTACAAAGCGAATCAGCGTGGCGATGCCGATGACCATGAACATGGCGAACAGTGTCGACTCGAGCTTTTTGAAGCCCTTGCGCTTATCTGATTTGATGAAGCCCCATTTCACTGCGATACGATAAAACCCGACGCTGACGTGGAGTTCGACACAGGGAAGCAGGAGCATATAAAAAATAAACCACCAGAATTGTTGCATACGTGCTGCAGACTTCATGGCGGTGATAGGGAGATCATTCAGGACGACCCACATGTGGATGGCACCGAGGATCAGGATGATCATTGCTGTTCCAGCCTGAACAACCCAGAGCCATGTGTCCCGATGTTTGAGCATTTTGGCGTGTTGCCAAATCGTTGATTGACCTTCTACACGGAAGGGAATCTTACGAGCTGCAAGAACGAAGTGGACCAGGAATGTCAGAAAGATAATTGGTCCTCCCACCTGGGCCATGTATGTGACCTCAAAAAAATTGGCGATGGCATTCATGATGCTCGGCGAGATAACTACGGAAGATACGAGCAGCATATGACACCACATGAAGAGGATGAGTCCTGCACCCGTAAGCATCTGTAGCCAGTCTAGGCCAGCATCGACACGGGATAGTCCTGGAACTGATGTTGTGTGGTTTTTCATCATTTGTTCACCTGTTGTTCAAAATTGTAACGAAACTGGCTTTGGCCATGACCTCTTGTCGGGTGTTTTGCGTGGTAAACTGATTATTGTGGTGATGGTGTGAACCTGAATAGCGACGTGTTTCAGACGTATTCATTACCCACCCGTATCCCAACCTCCTCATTGTTGAATGGATTCAATAGGGAGGTAAAAGCAACAGCTGTGCCATAGCTTTATTTGAAATAAAGCTTAGTTATTTCGAAGTATTAGTTTTATGAGAGGAGAGGGGTGAGCGGATTTTCGCTGATGTCGAAAAGGGATATCAGCGAAAATCCGCCGAGAGATGTTTACTGGCGTTTTAAGTCGTACTTAGACATTTTTTCATTGAGAGTTCTTCGGGGGATACAGAGATCGTCAATGACTTTTTTGATGTTGCCTCCGTGCCGTGCGAGAGATTCCTTAATGAGATGCCGTTCAAAAAGATTGACTTGATCTTTAAGGCTGATGGAGGAAGTGCATTCCCCTGAAACCGAATTAGACAGTATTTGTGGAATACGTTCTTGGGACGGAAGAGCTGATAAGACATACCTTTCAGTCATACTTTTGAGTTCTCGAACGTTTCCGGGCCAGTCGTAACTGAGCAAGATCGCGAGACTTTGAGGAGTCGCACTGTCAGCGGAGGTGCCATAAGTGTCTGCGGCCTGTTCCAAAAAGAATGAAAAGAGCAGGGGAATGTCATCCTTACGTTCTCTTAATGGTGGGACAGTTAATTCAACAGTATTCAAGCGAAAGTACAGGTCTTCGCGGAGTCGACCTTCTTTAATGGCTTTTTGTGGGGATTCATTCATGGCAGAAAGTAGCCGAAATTCTACAGGCCTTAATGTGTTAGAACCCAATCTTGTTATCTCTTTATGCTCCAAAGCTCTCAGGAGTTTTCCCTGAACATCAATAGGCATGGAACTCAGTTCATCGAGAAAGAGTGTGCCACCGTTTGCCGCCTCCAGCTTGCCAATGCGTTTGCCCTGAGCGCCTGTGAAAGCGCCTGATTCATGACCGAATAATTCACTTTCAGCCATGTTTACAGGAATGGCCGCACAATTTAGGGCAAGGTAGTTCTTTTTATTGCGATGGCTCAATTTGTGGATTGAGCGCGCAACAACTTCCTTGCCGGTTCCGGTTTCCCCAAGGATTAGAACATTGGCAATGGTCGGGGCAATATGTGTCATCTCCTTTTTTAGGCTACGCATGGGGACACTTGAACCCACAAGTCTGGAATCCAAGCCTTCGCTGTCAACAAGTGCTTGTTTAAGTTGTCGGTTTTCAATAACAAGTTGTCGTTTCTCAAGGGCGCGTTTGATGGTCTCTATAATACGTTCAGGATCGAATGGCTTTTCTACGAAGTCGTAAGCGCCGCCACGAATGGCTTCTACGGCCATGGCAATATCCCCGTGGCCGGTAAAAAGAACCACTGGAATACCCCGGTCTACTTCTGCTATTTTTTTTTGGAATTCCAAGCCGTCGAGTCCGGGCATTTTGACGTCCGAAAGGACGATCCCTTCATAATTCTTTGTGATGGTTGTGAGAGCCTTGCTTGCATCTTCAAAGCTCAGCACTTCAAATCCAGATAGTTCAAGCCATTGTCGGGCGGAATCGCGTACAGATTTTTCATCATCAACAAGAGTGACCTTATTCATGGCTACGACTCCTTATTTTGTTTAGATAAAGGAAGATACACAGTAAATTCAGCCCCTTGTTCAAGGCAGTTCCTTGCACGAAAATCACCATTCATATCCTTGATGATCTTATAGGAGATGGAAAGCCCAAGTCCAACGCCGACGCCTTCTTTTTTGGTGGTAACAAAAGGCTCAAAAAGTTTTTTGTCGATATCAGAGGATATACCAGGACCATTATCCCAGACGCGGATTCTTGCCTTTTCATCACTGGCACTCAGCGTCACACCGATGAAGGATGACTCTGTGTTTTGCAAGGCATCAAGTGCGTTTCTGAAGAGATTAATCAGCACTTGTTCAAGCCGAACCCGGTCTCCCTTGATGAGAATGGGGGTGTCGGGCAAAGTTAATTTGAGTTCACAGTCTTCCACACGCATTTGATGCTTCATGAGTGTCAGGGATTCATTGATCGCTTGCCGTAAATCAAACTCTCTGTCCGTATTTGATGATTTTCGGGCGAAAGATTTCAATTGTTCAGTGACCTTTGCCATGCGGTCACCCAGTTCAGAAACTTTCGTCAGGGTAGGATCAAGTTCATCCAGCAGATTTCTCGCCAGCATAAGTTTACAACTGGCGATATATGTTTTTGTTGCGGCAATTGGTTGGTTCAATTCATGGGCGATAGCCGTAGCCATTTCGCCAAGCGCTGCCAGCTTGCCTGCTTGGACAAGTTCTTCTTGAGCTTCTCGTAATTCTACTTCAGTACGTTTGCGCTCCTCGATTTCCTGGGCCAACTGTTTATTTATATCGCGAATGTGTTCTGCTTCGACAGCCTGTTGTCTGGAAAGAATTTTTTGGTGACGTTCTCTCAGAAGAAGGCGAGTCAGTATGGCAAGACCGATAAGGACAAAAGTTGTTAAAGACATGCCCAAAGTTCTTTCCCATAAAGCACTTTGTTCCAATAGATAGAGAATCTCCCAGTTCATACCCGGAATGGCTCGAGTATTTTCAAAAAAACGTTCTTTATTTATAATTACTTCATCCATGAAGCCCATTCGTGTCGTGTGTTTTGATGGAAGATGCTTGAGTTTTAACTTTGGATATTGGCCGCGTTCATTGATTTTTTTCAGTGTATCATTTGAGAGAGGTTTGAGCGTCCTGTATTTCCAACTTGGACGACTCGACAGGATAATGACTCCATTGGCATCAACGACGAATACAGTCTCGCCACCTTCTTGCCATAGGTTCTCCAGAGACGAGAGAACTATTTTGGCTACAGCGACACCAATAATCTTTTCATTGCTACTGATTGGGTGAGAAATATAAAATCCGGGTTCTCCAATCGTTATACCAACACCAAAAAACATACCATTTTTACCATGAATGGCATCTTTAAAATATGGACGAAAACTCAGATTTAAACCAATGAAGTTCTTTGGTTTTTTCCAGTTACTTGATGCGATGACAATTCCATTTTTATTAATAATATAGACAGCGGCAGAACCCGAATTAAGACTTGCAGATTCCAGAAAAGAGTTTACTTCTCCAACATGACCATCACCTTCAAGAAGGTCCCTGACAATCTCTGTTTCCGAGATAAGAAAAGGAAGATATTCGTGTTTTTTGAGAGCTGATTGGAGAGTGCTTTCGTATAATGTCAGTCGTTCATTGGAAACGCGATCGAGATCTTGGATGTAGTCATACTGAACAATTAAGGCCACGAGCACCGGGATGCCGATCATGAACATGAACGTCAAGAGAATCGGAATTGCTTTGGCCTTATATGTCTTGAATAACTGCATATGAATACTCGTTATTTGCTGAGTGTTGTAGTCGTCAATGTGACCTTTTTGAATTACCCGATGCTATATGCCGTCATTATATTGGTTTGATTTTGAGAAACTCTTCGGCGAAAAACCGCTTGTTTTATAGCGTGTGAAAAAAGCTATGCTTTTTACAAATTTTCTAACTATTTGATTTAATATATTTTTAAATATTCTGTTGCAGTCGAAGTTACTTTGATTAAGCAAGAACAGTACCGGGACGAATCTAACAGGGCTACTTTTGGAAATTGTCTGTGGTTACAATCTGCATATCGGGAGTAAACCATATAGCTGACGCCATAGGATATTCTTTTTTCATGATATTTTTACCTTTATGAGGTCCAAGAATAAAGAGTGCGGTTGCTAATGCATCTGCCTTTTCCGCGCTGTTGGCGATGACGGTAACCCCAACCGACGCGTTGGCAGAACTCATATCGGATGGATTAATGATATGGTGTCGAAGTTTTTTCTTTCCATGGTCTTCGACGGTGACGAACTGTTGATAGTCCCCAGAGCCGCATACTCCTTTTTCTCGAACTGAGATGGTCCTATATACTGCATCGGAACGAGGATGCCGTATGCCGACGGTCCAATCTTTGTCACCAAAACAATAGAAATCTCCCCCCGCCTCTACGATGCCTGATTGGATGCCCTGTTTACGAAGCAGGGTAACTGCGGCATCAATGATCGTGCCTTTGGCTATTCCTCCGAGATCAAGAGCCATTCCGTGTTTTTTCAGTCGAATACGTTTGTTTTTATCATCAACGGCGATCATGTTGTGATCGACAAGTCCCTTTTTCATCTGGGTCAAAGTTTCATCAAGAGCATAGTAGAGAGGAGAGGTAGTTAATGCACCAATTGTCGGGTCAAATGCCCCGTCAGTTTTTTTACTATATTCGAGGGCTCGATTGATAAGGGCGTATGATCTGGTTGACGGCGTTACCCAATATTGGCCGGCTCCTCGGTTGATTCTTCCGATTGAACCATCCAAATTGCGATGATCGTAATCTTTTTGCAGCATCCTCATGGCGGTGATTGTTTTACGAGCGGCTTTGTCTGCGGCAGCCTGACTTCGTGCCGTGATGGTCAGATTAATTATTGTTCCCAAGCCGACGTCGGTGAATCGGTATATATTTTTGTCTTTGTTTACGGGGAAAAGATGTGTTTGAGGAATAGCCAAGAAATATAGAGGAATTGCGGCTAGCAA
This genomic window contains:
- a CDS encoding ATP-binding protein; this encodes MQLFKTYKAKAIPILLTFMFMIGIPVLVALIVQYDYIQDLDRVSNERLTLYESTLQSALKKHEYLPFLISETEIVRDLLEGDGHVGEVNSFLESASLNSGSAAVYIINKNGIVIASSNWKKPKNFIGLNLSFRPYFKDAIHGKNGMFFGVGITIGEPGFYISHPISSNEKIIGVAVAKIVLSSLENLWQEGGETVFVVDANGVIILSSRPSWKYRTLKPLSNDTLKKINERGQYPKLKLKHLPSKHTTRMGFMDEVIINKERFFENTRAIPGMNWEILYLLEQSALWERTLGMSLTTFVLIGLAILTRLLLRERHQKILSRQQAVEAEHIRDINKQLAQEIEERKRTEVELREAQEELVQAGKLAALGEMATAIAHELNQPIAATKTYIASCKLMLARNLLDELDPTLTKVSELGDRMAKVTEQLKSFARKSSNTDREFDLRQAINESLTLMKHQMRVEDCELKLTLPDTPILIKGDRVRLEQVLINLFRNALDALQNTESSFIGVTLSASDEKARIRVWDNGPGISSDIDKKLFEPFVTTKKEGVGVGLGLSISYKIIKDMNGDFRARNCLEQGAEFTVYLPLSKQNKES
- a CDS encoding sigma-54 dependent transcriptional regulator, with product MNKVTLVDDEKSVRDSARQWLELSGFEVLSFEDASKALTTITKNYEGIVLSDVKMPGLDGLEFQKKIAEVDRGIPVVLFTGHGDIAMAVEAIRGGAYDFVEKPFDPERIIETIKRALEKRQLVIENRQLKQALVDSEGLDSRLVGSSVPMRSLKKEMTHIAPTIANVLILGETGTGKEVVARSIHKLSHRNKKNYLALNCAAIPVNMAESELFGHESGAFTGAQGKRIGKLEAANGGTLFLDELSSMPIDVQGKLLRALEHKEITRLGSNTLRPVEFRLLSAMNESPQKAIKEGRLREDLYFRLNTVELTVPPLRERKDDIPLLFSFFLEQAADTYGTSADSATPQSLAILLSYDWPGNVRELKSMTERYVLSALPSQERIPQILSNSVSGECTSSISLKDQVNLFERHLIKESLARHGGNIKKVIDDLCIPRRTLNEKMSKYDLKRQ
- a CDS encoding succinate dehydrogenase/fumarate reductase cytochrome b subunit: MKNHTTSVPGLSRVDAGLDWLQMLTGAGLILFMWCHMLLVSSVVISPSIMNAIANFFEVTYMAQVGGPIIFLTFLVHFVLAARKIPFRVEGQSTIWQHAKMLKHRDTWLWVVQAGTAMIILILGAIHMWVVLNDLPITAMKSAARMQQFWWFIFYMLLLPCVELHVSVGFYRIAVKWGFIKSDKRKGFKKLESTLFAMFMVIGIATLIRFVTLGQ